The following coding sequences lie in one Megalodesulfovibrio gigas DSM 1382 = ATCC 19364 genomic window:
- a CDS encoding sigma-54-dependent transcriptional regulator: MSMSRILVVDDDPGHLESLSLLLKGWGYAVTPATRGEEAVSLVEQGPFDAVLMDVRMPGMSGVEALTRIKQRNPAVPVLIMTAYSSVDAAVEALKAGAYDYLTKPLDFELVRLALDRALDHTRLKEENASLRALLPDAFDPGQLIGVSPALQEALTMAAVAARSEAATLVTGESGTGKELIARAVHANSARARRPLATLNCAALTTSLLESELFGHEKGAFTGADKRREGRILQADGGTLFLDEIGELDALIQAKLLRVLQQGELQRLGSDDVITADVRIIAATNRNLEAEVAAGRFRQDLFYRLNVLHIHVPPLRERQEDIPLLSQHFLGKFSAKYGKALKRFTPQAMDALVRHPWPGNVRELENAIERAVLLAAGDYVSDRELPLALRQMATKASASVGGSEPPTPATAPSLAGRPLEDVEKAAILQTLAQTGGNKSEAARLLGISRVTLHKKLQGYGVD, translated from the coding sequence ATGAGCATGTCACGCATTCTGGTGGTGGATGACGATCCCGGCCACCTCGAATCCCTGAGCCTGCTGCTCAAGGGCTGGGGCTATGCCGTCACGCCGGCCACGCGGGGGGAGGAGGCCGTCTCTCTGGTGGAGCAAGGCCCCTTTGACGCCGTGCTCATGGATGTGCGCATGCCCGGCATGTCTGGCGTGGAGGCCCTGACGCGCATCAAGCAGCGCAACCCGGCCGTGCCGGTGCTCATCATGACGGCGTATTCCTCCGTGGATGCCGCGGTGGAGGCCCTCAAGGCCGGCGCCTATGACTACCTGACCAAGCCGCTGGATTTCGAGCTGGTGCGCCTGGCCCTGGATCGAGCCCTGGACCACACCCGCCTGAAGGAGGAAAACGCCAGCCTGCGCGCCTTGTTGCCGGATGCCTTCGATCCCGGTCAGCTCATCGGCGTCAGTCCGGCGTTGCAGGAAGCCCTGACCATGGCCGCCGTGGCCGCCCGCAGCGAGGCCGCCACCCTGGTGACTGGCGAATCCGGCACAGGCAAGGAGCTTATCGCCCGGGCCGTGCATGCCAATTCCGCCCGCGCCCGGCGGCCGCTGGCCACCCTCAACTGCGCGGCCCTCACCACGTCGCTGCTGGAATCCGAACTCTTCGGCCATGAGAAGGGCGCCTTCACCGGGGCAGACAAGCGCCGGGAAGGCCGCATCCTCCAGGCCGACGGCGGCACGCTGTTTCTGGATGAAATCGGCGAGCTGGACGCACTCATCCAGGCGAAATTACTGCGCGTCCTCCAGCAGGGAGAACTGCAGCGCCTGGGCAGCGACGACGTGATTACCGCGGATGTGCGCATCATCGCCGCCACGAATCGGAATCTGGAGGCCGAAGTGGCCGCCGGGCGGTTCCGCCAGGATTTATTCTATCGTCTCAATGTGTTGCACATCCACGTCCCGCCCCTGCGCGAACGACAGGAGGACATCCCGCTGTTGTCGCAGCACTTTCTTGGAAAGTTTTCCGCCAAGTACGGCAAGGCGCTGAAGCGCTTCACCCCCCAGGCCATGGACGCCCTGGTGCGCCATCCCTGGCCCGGCAATGTGCGGGAGCTGGAAAATGCCATCGAACGCGCGGTGTTGCTGGCGGCCGGGGACTACGTGAGCGACCGCGAGCTGCCCCTGGCCCTGCGCCAGATGGCAACGAAGGCGAGCGCGAGCGTGGGGGGCAGCGAGCCGCCCACGCCCGCCACGGCGCCGTCCCTGGCCGGCCGCCCCCTGGAAGACGTGGAAAAGGCCGCCATCCTGCAGACCCTGGCCCAGACCGGCGGCAACAAAAGCGAGGCTGCCCGGCTGCTGGGCATCTCCCGCGTCACCCTGCACAAGAAACTGCAGGGGTATGGGGTGGATTGA
- a CDS encoding rhodanese-related (seleno)protein — translation MTLHRVSLSPRTLLWLTLALALMLAQVVPALAASKDAPAPTKEMIGRMTIEELAGRLDDPAIVILDARTGSSWEHEKTKIKGAVRHEPRQAGEWAKTLDKSRHYVLYCTCYDESTSLRVGLKLLENGVPHVYALVGGWDAWVDAGLPVEPKEAGSAP, via the coding sequence ATGACACTGCACCGCGTATCCCTCTCCCCCCGCACCCTGCTGTGGCTGACCCTGGCCCTGGCCCTGATGCTGGCCCAGGTCGTGCCGGCCCTGGCCGCGTCCAAGGACGCGCCGGCGCCCACCAAGGAAATGATCGGCCGCATGACCATCGAGGAGCTGGCCGGGCGGCTGGACGATCCGGCCATCGTCATCCTGGATGCCCGCACCGGCTCGTCCTGGGAGCATGAAAAGACCAAGATCAAGGGAGCGGTGCGCCACGAGCCGCGCCAGGCCGGGGAATGGGCCAAGACGCTGGACAAGTCCAGGCATTATGTCCTGTACTGCACCTGCTATGATGAATCCACCAGCCTGCGTGTGGGCCTGAAGCTGCTGGAAAACGGCGTGCCGCACGTCTACGCCCTGGTGGGCGGCTGGGACGCCTGGGTGGACGCCGGCCTGCCCGTGGAACCCAAGGAGGCCGGCAGCGCGCCGTAG
- a CDS encoding HD-GYP domain-containing protein — MCVGDLKVGMFIADSGLSWLEHPNLYAQEGLVTSQELVDSLVKEGYTDVFVDPARGTYVFEDDGRTPEQHMADGVLAAPERGDWSEAKIMLDRHDALRGEMNTARRLYAEAMQNVRMFLDAARDGSMPEIAACEVLVEQVIESLLRSDDALISLTKLKTFDEYTYTHSINVSVLSVSFGKSLQLPKSTLRLLGLAGLFHDLGKQRVPQHVLNKPGKLSPEEFEVIKSHPERGYALCASSGIKDAAVLRGILEHHEKCNGCGYPAKLTGEAVHLFGRIISVADVYDALTSRRVYKGGMLPNKALSIMYNMRGEDFFPGMVERFIKTVGIYPVGSLVRLSDFSHGVVVAANPSLPLLPLVKVAFDERMRPRSQVLVDLAQEKTLQGPRARKIVDCLDPRDYKLDVTPLVG; from the coding sequence ATGTGCGTCGGTGATCTCAAGGTGGGCATGTTCATTGCCGATTCCGGCCTGTCCTGGCTGGAACACCCGAATTTATACGCCCAGGAAGGCCTGGTGACAAGCCAGGAGCTCGTGGATTCGCTGGTGAAGGAAGGCTATACGGATGTCTTCGTGGATCCGGCCCGCGGCACCTACGTGTTCGAGGACGACGGCCGCACCCCGGAACAGCACATGGCCGACGGCGTGCTGGCCGCCCCGGAACGAGGCGATTGGTCGGAAGCCAAGATCATGCTTGACCGGCACGACGCCTTGCGCGGGGAGATGAACACCGCCAGGCGGCTGTATGCCGAGGCCATGCAGAATGTCCGCATGTTTCTCGACGCTGCCCGTGACGGCTCCATGCCGGAGATCGCCGCCTGCGAAGTCCTGGTGGAGCAGGTGATCGAGTCCCTGTTGCGCAGCGACGATGCCCTCATCTCCCTCACCAAGCTGAAGACCTTCGACGAATACACGTACACGCACAGCATCAATGTCTCGGTGCTCAGCGTGTCCTTCGGCAAGTCCCTGCAATTGCCGAAATCCACGCTGCGGCTCCTTGGGCTGGCCGGCCTGTTTCACGACCTGGGCAAGCAGCGCGTTCCACAGCACGTGCTCAACAAGCCCGGCAAACTGAGTCCGGAAGAGTTCGAGGTCATCAAGTCGCACCCGGAGCGCGGGTACGCATTATGCGCCTCCAGCGGCATCAAGGACGCCGCCGTACTGCGCGGCATCCTCGAACATCACGAAAAATGCAATGGCTGCGGCTATCCGGCCAAGCTGACCGGCGAGGCCGTGCACCTCTTCGGGCGCATCATCAGCGTGGCGGACGTCTATGACGCCCTGACCAGCCGCCGGGTGTACAAAGGCGGCATGCTGCCCAACAAGGCCCTGTCCATCATGTACAACATGCGCGGGGAGGATTTCTTCCCCGGCATGGTGGAGCGGTTCATCAAAACCGTGGGCATTTATCCCGTGGGCAGTCTGGTGCGGCTTTCGGATTTTTCCCACGGCGTGGTGGTGGCGGCCAACCCGTCCCTGCCCCTGCTGCCCCTGGTGAAGGTGGCCTTTGACGAACGCATGCGGCCGCGATCGCAGGTGCTGGTGGATCTGGCGCAGGAAAAGACCCTGCAAGGCCCCCGCGCCCGCAAGATCGTGGATTGCCTGGACCCGCGGGACTACAAACTGGACGTCACCCCCCTGGTGGGGTGA
- a CDS encoding hybrid sensor histidine kinase/response regulator, producing MAEVEIMIVDDERIVALDIKNTLERLGYKVPAICSTGEEAVEKAAELTPDLILMDIKLRGEMDGVQAAELIHTRQGTPIIFLTAYSDEKTLERAKLSEPFGYLIKPFEERELHSNIEIALFKVRAERQLRSAKQTAERASQHKSAFLANMSHEIRSPMNGIIGMTELALDTDLTDEQRDFLETVRDSAETLLRIINDILDFSKIEARKMELAKVDFDLRATLDKALKPHRHACERKGIFCSLHISPDVPPRLNGDPGRLGQIIGNLVSNAVKYTDAGGVEVEVNMVTVPLSREEVEARARAMQPSPVKLLFSVRDSGLGIPQEKHREIFECYLQAPTARQYGGTGLGLAIAKELAEMMAGAIWLRSRPGLGSTFYFTATFQPPAVLAPRPAAAESLPAGSARCLEVLMVDDNIVSQRLAVRLLEKQGHQAVCAGNGLQALDALQTRRFDMVLTNIQMPEMDGLELLEHIRNGAVPGLSPSIPVVAITAHALKGDRERFLAAGMDGYIAKPVNAAEFQRVLTQVASRLPAE from the coding sequence ATGGCAGAAGTGGAAATCATGATTGTGGACGACGAACGCATCGTCGCCCTGGACATCAAGAATACCCTGGAACGCCTGGGCTACAAGGTTCCGGCCATCTGCTCCACCGGCGAGGAAGCCGTGGAAAAGGCGGCAGAGCTGACGCCAGACCTCATCCTCATGGACATCAAGCTCAGGGGCGAGATGGACGGGGTGCAGGCAGCGGAGCTCATCCACACGCGGCAGGGGACGCCCATCATCTTCCTCACCGCCTATTCCGACGAAAAAACGCTGGAACGCGCCAAGCTCTCGGAGCCCTTCGGCTACCTCATCAAGCCCTTTGAAGAACGCGAGCTGCATTCCAACATCGAAATCGCCCTGTTCAAGGTCCGCGCCGAGCGGCAACTGCGCTCGGCCAAGCAGACCGCCGAACGCGCCAGCCAGCACAAAAGCGCCTTTCTGGCCAACATGAGCCACGAAATCCGCTCGCCCATGAACGGCATCATCGGCATGACCGAACTGGCCCTGGACACGGACCTCACCGACGAACAGCGCGACTTCCTGGAAACCGTGCGCGACTCGGCGGAAACCCTGCTGCGCATCATCAACGATATCCTGGATTTTTCCAAAATCGAAGCCCGCAAGATGGAACTGGCCAAGGTGGATTTCGACCTGCGGGCCACCCTGGACAAGGCCCTCAAGCCCCACCGACACGCCTGCGAACGCAAGGGCATCTTCTGTTCCCTGCACATCAGCCCGGACGTGCCTCCCCGTCTGAACGGCGATCCCGGCCGCCTGGGGCAGATCATTGGCAACCTCGTCTCCAATGCCGTCAAATACACCGACGCCGGCGGCGTGGAGGTGGAGGTGAACATGGTCACCGTACCCCTGAGCCGCGAGGAGGTGGAGGCCAGGGCCAGGGCCATGCAGCCCAGCCCGGTGAAGCTCCTGTTCTCCGTGCGCGATTCCGGCCTGGGCATCCCCCAGGAAAAGCACCGCGAAATTTTTGAATGCTATCTCCAGGCCCCCACGGCCCGGCAGTATGGCGGCACCGGGCTGGGGCTGGCCATCGCCAAGGAACTGGCGGAGATGATGGCCGGCGCCATCTGGCTGCGCAGCCGGCCGGGGCTGGGCTCCACGTTTTACTTCACCGCCACCTTCCAGCCGCCGGCCGTGCTTGCGCCGCGTCCGGCCGCAGCCGAATCCCTGCCTGCCGGCAGCGCCCGCTGTCTGGAAGTACTGATGGTGGACGACAACATCGTCAGCCAGCGTCTGGCCGTGCGGCTGCTGGAAAAGCAGGGCCACCAGGCAGTGTGCGCCGGCAATGGCCTGCAGGCCCTGGACGCCCTGCAGACCCGACGCTTCGACATGGTGCTGACCAACATCCAGATGCCGGAAATGGATGGCCTGGAACTGCTGGAACACATCCGCAACGGCGCCGTGCCCGGCCTGTCTCCCAGCATTCCCGTGGTGGCCATCACCGCGCATGCCCTCAAGGGCGACCGGGAACGCTTTCTCGCCGCCGGCATGGACGGGTACATCGCCAAACCCGTGAACGCAGCCGAATTCCAACGCGTACTGACCCAGGTGGCCAGCAGGCTCCCTGCCGAGTAA
- a CDS encoding PAS domain-containing protein: MSAPEKPPDLGPPLPGQDTLALYRLIANLLPVAVAITDPQGRIVEANAAAAAIFDRPREQLLGHEVTAARWPMFQQDGSPLPPHASPAAEALAQGAMRGPALLGMRRTDGAMAWLRTWAAPIPLPGYGVVLVAQDETAHCATMDALHAREQRYRLALVAGGLGSWEWNMAARTLHLDVFLKQMLGFAETELPSTVDAWAARIHPDDRESVLAAARAHVEGALDVFEMEHRMLHKDGRILWFLTRGAVVRDDAGKPLLFRGTHVDVTHFRHAREAAAKGERLAQSITDNLPLGLAVIDSQRHIVLANHKLRQWYPHVDFDSLPQCRLLLPTLAQTAPCPCETTGCCRDTPRELHLDVPLPHGMRTLRFSFCPLPTAAPGGQDVVLLVEDVTEKLAVEARLHRAQKLEAMGTLAAGIAHEINQPLNALQLYGSGLEMLLESNPSLPVATIRERIGLMLQEANKVRDIINHMRALSRLDTPAAIQPVDMAASVRSALQLVRAQLAAHGIELALHLPAALPHVLASPVQLEQVVINLVVNAMQALDTLPVDPLRPKLIRVEGCARGGQVLLIVEDNGPGLGGRQDRLFDPFFTTKDASLCMGLGLSIVHSLARSWGADVLAEAAAGQGARFSLVLRAADPS; this comes from the coding sequence GTGTCCGCACCAGAAAAACCGCCCGATCTCGGGCCGCCTCTTCCGGGGCAGGACACGCTGGCCCTGTATCGCCTCATCGCCAACCTGTTGCCCGTGGCCGTGGCCATCACGGATCCGCAAGGCCGCATCGTCGAGGCCAACGCCGCCGCGGCCGCCATCTTCGACCGACCGCGGGAACAGCTCCTCGGCCACGAGGTAACGGCCGCGCGCTGGCCGATGTTCCAGCAGGATGGTTCCCCCCTGCCCCCGCACGCATCTCCCGCTGCCGAAGCACTGGCCCAGGGCGCGATGCGCGGTCCCGCCTTGCTGGGTATGCGCCGGACGGATGGCGCCATGGCCTGGCTGCGCACCTGGGCCGCGCCCATCCCGCTGCCGGGCTACGGCGTGGTGCTGGTGGCCCAGGACGAAACAGCCCACTGCGCCACAATGGACGCGCTCCACGCCCGCGAACAGCGATATCGCCTGGCCCTGGTGGCCGGCGGCCTGGGCAGCTGGGAATGGAACATGGCGGCACGCACGCTGCATCTGGACGTCTTCCTCAAGCAGATGCTGGGCTTTGCCGAGACGGAACTGCCCTCCACCGTGGACGCCTGGGCCGCCCGCATCCATCCGGATGATCGGGAATCCGTTCTCGCTGCAGCCCGCGCCCATGTGGAAGGCGCGCTGGATGTCTTCGAGATGGAACACCGCATGCTCCACAAAGACGGCCGCATCCTGTGGTTCCTCACCCGGGGCGCGGTGGTGCGGGATGACGCCGGCAAACCCTTGCTGTTCCGCGGCACGCATGTGGATGTCACCCATTTTCGCCACGCCCGCGAGGCCGCCGCCAAAGGCGAACGTCTGGCCCAGTCCATCACCGACAACCTGCCCCTGGGACTGGCGGTGATCGATTCGCAGCGACACATCGTGCTGGCCAATCACAAGCTGCGGCAGTGGTATCCCCACGTGGATTTCGACTCCCTGCCCCAATGCCGGCTGCTGCTGCCCACCCTGGCCCAGACAGCGCCCTGCCCCTGCGAGACGACCGGCTGCTGCCGGGACACCCCTCGGGAACTGCATCTGGACGTGCCCCTGCCCCACGGCATGCGCACCCTGCGCTTCTCCTTCTGCCCGCTGCCCACGGCGGCCCCTGGCGGGCAGGACGTGGTGCTGCTGGTGGAAGACGTGACCGAAAAGCTGGCCGTGGAAGCCCGGCTGCACCGCGCCCAAAAGCTGGAAGCCATGGGCACCCTGGCTGCTGGCATCGCCCACGAGATCAACCAGCCCCTGAATGCCTTGCAGCTGTACGGCAGCGGCCTGGAAATGCTGCTGGAGAGCAACCCCAGCCTGCCCGTGGCCACCATTCGGGAACGCATCGGCCTGATGTTGCAGGAGGCCAACAAGGTGCGCGACATCATCAACCACATGCGCGCCCTCTCCCGCCTGGACACTCCGGCCGCCATCCAGCCCGTGGACATGGCAGCCTCGGTGCGCAGCGCCCTGCAACTGGTGCGTGCCCAGCTTGCCGCCCACGGCATCGAACTCGCCCTGCACCTGCCTGCGGCGCTGCCGCACGTCCTGGCCAGCCCCGTACAACTGGAGCAGGTGGTCATCAACCTGGTGGTCAACGCCATGCAGGCCCTGGATACCCTGCCCGTGGACCCGCTGCGCCCGAAACTCATTCGCGTGGAGGGCTGCGCCCGGGGTGGACAGGTCCTGCTGATCGTGGAAGACAATGGCCCTGGCCTGGGTGGACGCCAGGACCGGCTGTTCGATCCGTTCTTCACCACCAAGGACGCCAGCCTGTGCATGGGGCTGGGATTATCCATCGTGCACAGCCTGGCCCGCTCCTGGGGCGCGGACGTGCTGGCCGAAGCCGCCGCCGGACAGGGAGCCCGTTTCTCCCTGGTACTGCGCGCGGCCGACCCGTCGTGA
- a CDS encoding sigma-54-dependent transcriptional regulator — MRVLVVDDNPNSLKSLEVVIADLGHSPAAVAGGQEAMAALRRERFPLVVTDIRMPGMDGLELLTAIKTDPACSTCDVVLITGHGDMETAIEALRKGAYDYLNKPINARELAAVIERAAEHQALLRENQALKAPVEQHVAAATTSLRQDLDQARKLLRKHAGLDGVVAAAPRMLQLFDETRLFHANPDVPVLLEGETGVGKEVLARAIHFGESGCDQPFIAINCAAIPTELFESELFGHDPGAYTGSAPRGALGKMELAGQGTLFLDEIAELPLTLQPKLLRVLEERTFYRVGGVKRRQFKARVVCAANQGLEQLVHAGRFRRDLFHRLKVGHLVIPPLRERPQDIEALARHFLQREAVKKRKAFRSLHPDTLALLQRCSWPGNVRELEHAIERAVLLCDDTVLRPEHLSFLASPATACTETTSLPPSSILHLPQALPEEGLDLEALTAHIVEQAVAKFHGNKSRAAAYLGISRFALHRRLQKEPGR; from the coding sequence ATGCGCGTGCTGGTAGTGGATGACAATCCCAACAGTCTCAAAAGTCTGGAAGTGGTCATCGCCGACCTGGGCCACTCCCCTGCCGCGGTTGCCGGCGGGCAGGAGGCCATGGCCGCGCTCCGGCGCGAACGCTTTCCCCTGGTGGTCACGGACATCCGCATGCCCGGCATGGACGGCCTGGAGCTGCTGACGGCCATCAAGACGGACCCGGCCTGCAGCACCTGCGACGTGGTGCTCATCACCGGCCACGGCGACATGGAAACCGCCATCGAAGCCCTGCGCAAGGGCGCCTATGACTATCTGAACAAACCCATCAATGCCCGCGAACTGGCCGCCGTCATCGAACGCGCCGCGGAACACCAGGCCCTGCTGCGCGAAAATCAGGCCCTCAAGGCCCCCGTGGAGCAGCATGTGGCCGCCGCCACGACCAGCCTGCGCCAGGATCTGGACCAGGCCCGCAAACTGCTGCGGAAGCATGCCGGCCTGGACGGCGTGGTGGCTGCCGCCCCGCGCATGCTGCAGCTCTTTGACGAAACCCGGCTGTTCCATGCCAACCCGGATGTGCCCGTGCTGCTGGAAGGAGAAACCGGCGTGGGCAAGGAAGTCCTGGCCCGGGCCATCCACTTTGGCGAATCCGGGTGCGATCAGCCCTTCATTGCCATCAACTGCGCCGCCATCCCCACAGAGCTGTTCGAATCCGAACTGTTCGGCCACGATCCGGGTGCCTACACGGGCAGCGCGCCCCGCGGCGCCCTGGGCAAGATGGAACTGGCCGGCCAGGGGACCCTCTTTCTGGACGAAATCGCCGAACTGCCCCTGACGCTGCAACCCAAGCTGCTGCGGGTGCTGGAGGAACGCACCTTCTATCGCGTGGGCGGCGTCAAGCGGCGGCAGTTCAAGGCCCGTGTCGTCTGCGCAGCCAACCAGGGTCTGGAGCAACTGGTGCATGCGGGCCGGTTCCGGCGCGACCTCTTCCACCGCCTCAAGGTGGGCCATCTGGTCATCCCCCCGTTGCGGGAACGCCCCCAGGATATCGAGGCCCTGGCCCGTCACTTTCTGCAGCGCGAAGCCGTCAAAAAGCGCAAGGCCTTCCGCTCCCTGCATCCGGACACCCTGGCCCTGCTCCAACGCTGCTCCTGGCCGGGCAATGTGCGGGAACTGGAACACGCCATCGAACGCGCCGTGCTCCTCTGCGACGATACGGTGCTGCGGCCCGAGCACCTGTCCTTCCTGGCCTCTCCCGCCACCGCCTGCACGGAGACAACGTCCCTGCCGCCCTCGTCCATCCTGCACCTGCCCCAGGCCCTTCCGGAAGAGGGGCTGGACCTGGAAGCCCTGACCGCGCACATCGTGGAACAGGCTGTGGCCAAATTCCATGGCAATAAGAGCCGCGCCGCGGCATATCTGGGCATCTCCCGCTTTGCCCTGCACCGCCGGCTGCAAAAAGAGCCCGGGCGATAA
- a CDS encoding ATP-binding protein: MRHVPICLLLAALLLTATPCPAGGGREAGPYDLAPPAVPLTAEETAWLQAHPILRIGGPRAFPPFHFYDETGSAQGMALDYLHLIAKSLGLTLQQEPVAPWPETLERIKEQSLDLIPCIARSQERESFLVFSKAYLSFPIVIISRRDARFIGGLDDLRGMNVALIPDNIVGTWLKRDNIDVNLVPVGSPQEALEAVAEGAADAAIENLAAASYLIDKYGLANLKVAAPTSYGNYDLHFAVRQDWPELVGILNKALDALTWRHHAQLRGKWLSVRYEHGITPLDVFTLLLVICLPVLAVMGTTLWHNRRLRQEVAHRKRMQAQLHRERVFTNAVLDSVPGLLFLYDDHQRLVRWNRMHETLTGYTGQELASMHLMDWYEGDLAMQEKIAAAVRRVFAQGIGNEEAEIRTKDGRRVPFFLTAVRLDIDGATYFTGIGIDITEHRRMEHALLEAKEDLELRVAERTRELREANLKLLQLDELKSSFISLVSHELRTPLTSVLGYAKVTSKAFRKHFKPLVQDDAPLTVRGDQILDNLQVIESEGGRLSRLINDLLDLNRIESGRQPWHDRPVNLAEEARAAVRVLQREFSEKPQLRVEVAMHPEAPLVMADCDRIRQVFINLLSNALKFSAEGFIRVTVGPDASGQGVTVTVQDSGIGIPGEDLERIFDRFYQVAKNQDTDKASGTGLGLAISRQIVEHYGGRMWAESSPGQGASFTFVLPRYARFEG, encoded by the coding sequence GTGCGACATGTCCCGATCTGTCTGTTGCTGGCGGCCCTGCTGCTGACGGCAACGCCGTGCCCGGCCGGAGGCGGCCGCGAGGCCGGCCCTTACGACCTTGCGCCTCCCGCCGTGCCCCTTACTGCCGAGGAAACCGCCTGGCTCCAGGCGCATCCCATCCTGCGCATCGGCGGCCCCAGGGCCTTCCCGCCCTTTCATTTTTATGACGAGACCGGCAGCGCCCAGGGCATGGCCCTGGACTACCTGCATCTGATTGCGAAGTCCCTCGGCCTGACGCTGCAACAAGAGCCCGTCGCTCCCTGGCCTGAGACCCTGGAGCGGATCAAGGAACAATCCCTTGACCTCATTCCCTGCATCGCCCGATCCCAGGAGCGCGAGTCCTTTCTTGTTTTCTCGAAGGCGTATCTGTCTTTTCCCATAGTCATCATCAGCCGGAGGGACGCCAGGTTCATTGGCGGGCTGGATGACCTGCGGGGCATGAACGTGGCGCTCATTCCAGATAACATCGTCGGTACCTGGCTGAAGCGCGACAATATCGACGTGAACCTCGTGCCCGTAGGCTCGCCTCAGGAGGCCCTCGAAGCCGTGGCCGAAGGCGCCGCCGATGCCGCCATCGAAAATCTTGCGGCCGCCAGCTACCTCATCGACAAGTACGGCCTGGCCAATCTCAAGGTCGCTGCCCCGACCTCATACGGCAACTACGACCTGCATTTCGCCGTTCGCCAGGACTGGCCGGAGCTTGTCGGCATTTTGAACAAGGCCCTGGACGCCCTCACCTGGCGGCATCACGCCCAGCTGCGGGGCAAATGGCTTTCTGTCCGCTATGAGCATGGCATCACGCCCCTGGACGTCTTCACCTTGCTGCTGGTGATCTGCCTGCCCGTCCTGGCGGTGATGGGGACCACGCTGTGGCACAACCGCCGGTTGCGCCAGGAGGTGGCGCACCGCAAACGCATGCAGGCCCAGCTGCACCGTGAGCGCGTTTTCACCAACGCCGTGCTGGACAGCGTCCCCGGCCTGCTCTTTCTGTATGATGATCACCAACGGCTGGTGCGCTGGAACCGGATGCATGAAACCTTGACGGGCTACACCGGCCAGGAACTGGCCTCCATGCATCTCATGGACTGGTACGAGGGCGACCTTGCCATGCAGGAAAAAATCGCCGCCGCTGTCCGCCGTGTCTTCGCGCAGGGCATCGGCAATGAAGAAGCCGAAATCCGCACCAAAGACGGCCGGCGTGTCCCCTTTTTCCTGACCGCCGTGCGGCTGGACATCGACGGCGCGACCTACTTCACCGGCATCGGCATCGACATCACCGAGCACCGGCGCATGGAGCACGCGTTGCTTGAGGCCAAGGAAGATCTCGAACTGCGCGTGGCGGAGCGGACCAGGGAATTACGGGAGGCCAACCTCAAGCTCCTGCAGCTTGATGAACTGAAGAGCTCGTTCATTTCCCTGGTGTCCCATGAACTGCGCACGCCGTTGACGTCGGTGCTCGGCTACGCCAAGGTCACGTCCAAGGCTTTCCGCAAGCATTTCAAACCCCTGGTCCAGGATGACGCCCCGCTGACAGTGCGTGGAGACCAGATTCTGGACAATCTGCAGGTGATCGAAAGCGAGGGGGGCAGGCTCTCACGCCTCATCAACGATCTGCTGGATCTCAACCGGATCGAATCGGGCAGACAGCCCTGGCATGACCGGCCCGTCAACCTTGCCGAGGAAGCCAGGGCCGCCGTGCGGGTGCTGCAGCGCGAGTTCTCCGAAAAGCCTCAGCTCCGCGTGGAAGTTGCCATGCACCCTGAGGCCCCCCTCGTGATGGCCGATTGCGATCGTATCCGCCAGGTGTTCATCAATCTGCTGTCCAACGCCCTGAAATTCTCCGCAGAAGGTTTCATCCGCGTCACCGTCGGTCCGGACGCGTCCGGGCAAGGGGTCACGGTCACGGTGCAAGACAGTGGCATCGGCATCCCTGGCGAGGATCTGGAGCGGATTTTTGATCGCTTCTATCAGGTCGCCAAAAACCAGGACACGGACAAAGCCAGCGGCACCGGCCTTGGTCTGGCCATATCCCGCCAGATTGTCGAGCATTACGGCGGCCGGATGTGGGCGGAGTCCTCCCCGGGACAAGGCGCCTCCTTCACCTTCGTGCTGCCGAGGTATGCACGCTTCGAGGGGTGA